The following coding sequences lie in one Corallococcus macrosporus genomic window:
- a CDS encoding galactose-1-epimerase, whose translation MERSSFGTAPGGQPVDVYTLTNRQGMEARVTNYGGIILSLRVPDRDGRFDDVVLGYDALADYVAESPYFGALVGRYGNRIARGRFTLDGRQYTLATNNGVNHLHGGLKGFDKVVWTAAPFENDQGMGLVLTYVSPDGEEGYPGTLTARVTYTLTADNALVFDYHGTTDKPTPVNLTQHSYFNLAGDGRRDVLGHVVTFNADRFVPIDATSIPLGMLRDVAGTPFDFRRPTAIGARIQQDDEQLRNGIGYDHSLVLDKGGQPGALTLAAHVLEPGTGRVMEVHTTEPGMQFYSGNFLDGTLKGKRGAVYHHRFGLALETQHLPDSPNQPAFPSTILRPGEEYRSRTVYRFSVSGA comes from the coding sequence GTGGAGCGGAGTTCCTTCGGTACGGCCCCGGGCGGGCAGCCCGTTGATGTCTACACCCTCACCAACCGGCAGGGGATGGAGGCCCGCGTCACCAACTACGGCGGCATCATCCTCAGCCTGCGTGTGCCGGACCGGGATGGCCGCTTCGACGACGTGGTGCTGGGCTACGACGCGCTGGCGGACTACGTGGCGGAGTCCCCGTACTTCGGCGCGCTCGTGGGCCGCTATGGCAACCGCATCGCGCGGGGCCGCTTCACGCTCGATGGCCGGCAGTACACGCTGGCGACGAACAACGGGGTGAACCACCTGCACGGCGGGCTCAAGGGCTTCGACAAGGTGGTGTGGACGGCGGCGCCCTTCGAGAACGACCAGGGCATGGGACTGGTCCTCACCTACGTCAGCCCTGACGGCGAGGAGGGCTATCCGGGGACGCTGACGGCGCGGGTGACCTACACGCTGACCGCCGACAACGCGCTCGTCTTCGACTACCACGGCACCACGGACAAGCCCACGCCGGTCAACCTCACGCAGCACAGCTACTTCAACCTCGCGGGCGACGGGCGGCGCGACGTCCTGGGCCATGTCGTCACGTTCAACGCGGACCGCTTCGTCCCGATTGACGCGACGTCCATCCCGCTGGGCATGCTGCGCGACGTTGCGGGCACGCCGTTCGACTTCCGGCGGCCCACGGCCATTGGCGCGCGCATCCAGCAGGACGACGAGCAGCTGCGCAACGGCATTGGCTATGACCACAGCCTCGTGCTCGACAAGGGGGGCCAGCCCGGCGCGCTGACGCTGGCCGCGCACGTGCTGGAGCCTGGCACCGGCCGGGTGATGGAGGTCCACACCACCGAGCCGGGCATGCAGTTCTATTCCGGCAACTTCCTCGACGGCACGCTGAAGGGGAAGCGGGGCGCCGTCTACCACCACCGCTTCGGCCTCGCGCTGGAGACCCAGCACCTGCCGGATTCGCCGAACCAGCCGGCCTTCCCCTCCACCATCCTGCGCCCTGGCGAAGAGTACCGCTCGCGCACCGTCTACCGCTTCTCCGTCTCCGGAGCGTGA